The genomic region CGCCTGGGAAAGATGATCAATACTTATAAAAGAACGTTGCTTCCCGAATTTATCATGAAAATAGAGGGTAACGGCTCGCATTGGAGTACTTAAAGGCGAAAAGAGCGTATCCAGAACATTGATAGGATAAGCCATAAAATTGGAGAATTGCACCTTGTTTCTACTGGCATATACCTTCGGAAGGATCTCTCCAAATAATAAAATCAGGAATGTTACCAGACCTACTTCAAATATAAATCGCAGATCAATGCCAAAGTATGTAGTATTCATCCTTCCGAAGATATCATCGGTAAGACTATCGAAAAGAAGGACAATGGCAATATTGATGAAATTATTAGCTACAAGAATCGTAGCCAGTAATTTTTTAGGTTTTTCAAGAAGACTGATGACTATATTCTGTGTCTTCGACCTCTTCCCATCTTCAGTAATGAAATTCGCGGGAGTAAGTGAAAAAAATGCAACTTCTGCTCCAGAGATCAATGCAGAACATAACAATAGCACGAATAATGTTATCAGGCTAATAAGCTGGGTAATTCCCATTGAGGCTAGAAACAAAAGCAAACTGGGAGGTTCCGAATCCAAAGGCTGAAATTTTAGTTAAACTTAGAAGGGTAAATCGTCCTCTTCTTCTGTCTGGTTATAAGGTTCATTTCTACTTCCGGGACTTTGTGTCGCTGGTTGTTGTTGCGCAGGTCTATTCTGACCCATTTGCTGATTTCCGGTAGATGGCTCTGCAGAACTTTCATTCTTAGGTGTCAGAAATGTGAATTCTGTACAATGAATTTCTGTAGAATATCGCTCGCTTCCAGAGTCATCCTGCCATTTACGGGTCTTTATACGACCTTCGATATAAACCTTGTCTCCTTTTTTCAGGTATTTTTCACAGATCTCTGCAGCTTTATTCCTAACTACCACGTTGTGCCATTCAGTATTGGTCACTCGCTCACCAGTTGTTTTATTGGTGTAGCTTTCATTAGTAGCAATCGGGAAACGCCCCAGCGATCCTCCACCTTCAAAATAATGCATTTTCACGTCATCCCCTGTATGTCCAATCAACATTACCTTGTTCAATGTACCTGTCATTTCAGTATAATTTTGAAGCCAATAAAGGCTTAGTAAGACTAAATTTATTCTAAAATACTAATTTTTTTTCGCCACAATGTCAAAAACGAGCAAAGATATAAACAAGCATCTATTTATAATCCTCCGGAAGGAACTCATTTAAAAAATTTTCTATAAGCACCGGTACTGGATAATTCTGCAGCTCATTAAAATTAATGGATTCGAGGCTTTCAGCATCAATATTCACGGTCCAGAAGGTTGTATGCAAATGCTGATGGGATAGTTTATGTACAACCTCCTTCTCATTATATATATGTAGTTCAAAATTTTGATCACCTACGAGTTCCTGAAAGTTCTCTGTATCAATAAGCTCTGCTTCACCAACTGGCTTATTGGTCTCTATCAACGGAAATTGATAAAGTCCTGACCAGATGCCCTTTCCTGTTCGTTCTTCAAGAATGGTTTGCTCATCCCTGTAATGAGGGACTACATAATTAAAGTATCGATGCCTGATCTTTGTCTTCTTAATCTTTACAGGCAGCTCCTTGATTTGATCATTCTTCAGAGCCAGACATACATCATTAAAAGGACAGGTCTCACACAAAGGATTTTGAGGCTTGCATTGAATGGCGCCAAATTCCATGATCGCCTGGTTGAAAGTAGCCGGATCTTTATGATCTATGAGTTCCTGTGCGAATGCTTTAAACTCTTTGATTCCCGGAGTACTATTAATAGGAGTTTCTACCCCAAAAATCCTGGACAGAACACGGTAAACATTACCATCAACGACCGCAACCGGTTCATTAAAGCAGAAAGAAGCGATAGCACTGGCTGTATAATCACCAATGCCTTTTAAGGTCTTAAGTTCTTTATAATTATCTGGAAAGATCCCCTCAAGCTCCTCGGAAACCTTTATCGCTGTGGTGTGCAGGTTTCTCGCTCTTGAGTAGTAACCCAATCCCTGCCATAATTTTAGCACGTCCTGCTCGGGAGCATTCGCCAGGGCATGAACGTCGGGATACGCTTCAATAAAACGCAGATAATAAGGCAGGCCCTGTTCCACCCGTGTCTGTTGCATTATTATTTCGCTAAGCCAGATTTTATAAGGATCCTGAGTAGATCTCCATGGTAAGTCGCGTTTGTTTTGCAAATACCATTGCTTCAGTCTTTTGGAAAAAACCATAGTAATTTAAGAATCTCCGCAATAATAGAGGTTTATTCCGTTATTATTAGTGAATTAGGTTTGAAATATTGCAGATTTAATTCTTATATTTGCCCCCTTGAAAAATTGAACCCCAATAATTAAATTTAAATAGCACGAAAATGACGAAAGCAGATATTGTAGCAAACATTTCAGAAAAACTGGGAATGGAAAAGGCAGACGTACAAGCTACTATAGAATCTTTTATGGATGAGGTTAAAACATCGCTAGAAAGTGGAGATAACGTGTATCTTCGTGGTTTTGGAAGTTTTGTCGTAAAGACCAGAGCTGAAAAAACTGGAAGAAACATTTCCAAGAACACAACCATTAAAATTCCTGCTCACAACATTCCTGCATTTAAACCTGCAAAGATTTTTGTAGAAGGAGTTAAATCAAATGTTGAGGTAAAGTAAATTGAAACACCGGACGACCCGGTCTTTCCAAGAAATAAGTATTAATTTAAATGACATTGCACTATGCCAAGTGGTAAAAAAAGAAAAAGACATAAGGTGGCTACGCACAAGCGTAAGAAGAGAAGAAGAGCTAATCGCCACAAGAAAAAGTAGTGTGACAACTACTTTTTTTATTTAATTACAATCGTTCTTTGAAATTGAAACCTTCAGCAAACGAGTTTTGCTAAAAAGGTTTCTTCAGGATTCAAAACCTGTGAAAAATAATGTTTAATCCATCTGTGTCTGTAAGTATTACAGGTATGGATATAAAATCTGGAAGTGTGGACAAAGAATTAATTATCCGGTCCGAACCTTCTGCTGTAGATTTTGCCTTATTAAAAGATGGAAAACTTATTGAACTTAACAAAGAAGAGGACAGCACCAAATTCAATGTTGGAGATATTTATATTGCCAAAATTCGAAAAGCTGTCCCTGGGTTAAATGCCGCATTTGTAAATGTTGGCTATGAGAAAGATGGTTTTTTACACTATCATGATCTGGGACCTCAGATTTCTTCTCTAGTAAAGTTCATCAAACGTGTAAGCACAGGTAAACTAAAAGATTATTCTTTAAAGAATTTTTCTATTGAAAAGGATATAGACAAAAACGGCTCTATTGCCGATGTCTTAAAATCCAATCAATCGCTACTGGTTCAAATAGTTAAGGAACCAATCTCCACGAAAGGCCCCAGGATTAGCTCAGAGCTATCCCTGCCGGGGCGCTATATCGTTCTTGTACCTTTTTCAAACAGGGTTTCAGTTTCTCAAAAAATTGAAAGCAAAGAAGAAAAGGAACGTTTAAAGAGACTGGTAAAAAGCATCAAACCTAAAGGATTTGGTGTAATTGTTAGAACCGTAGCTGAAGGCAAGAAAGTAGCAGAACTGGACAGAGACCTACAGAATTTAGTTGGTCGCTGGACAGGAATGTGTAAAAAATTGTATAAACCTCATCACCCGTCGAAAGTACTGGGAGAATTGAACAGAGCCTCTTCACTGTTAAGAGATATATTCAATGATTCGTTTACTTCGATTTGCGTGGATGATGAAACACTTTATACGCAAATCAAAGATTATGTGAGCGAAATCGCTCCTGAAAAAGAATCAATCGTAAAGTTGCATCAATCCAATCAACCCATTTTCGAAAAACACGGTATCGAGAGACAAATAAAAACTTCCTTTGGGCGCACCGTATCTATGAGTAAAGGCGCCTATCTGGTAATAGAACATACTGAAGCCATGCACGTCGTTGACGTAAACTCCGGTAACCGTTCCAATAAATCCAAAAACCAGGAAGACACTGCGTTAGAGGTTAACATGATAAGTGCCACAGAAATTGCCCGGCAGTTACGCTTGCGTGACATGGGTGGTATCATTGTAGTGGACTTTATAGACATGAACAAAGCCGAAAACAGAAAGAAACTCTACGATCACCTGCGTAACGAAATGAGTGATGACCGTGCCAAGCACAAGATTCTACCTCCGAGTAAATTCGGATTGATACAAATTACCAGACAACGCGTAAGGCCTGAAATGAATATCAAGACCCGTGAGGACAATCCGAACGGAAACGGCGAGATCGAGGCACCAATTAGTTTGGTGAATAAGATCAAAGTCGATCTTGAAAAGCTTATCAAGAAAGATCATAAAAAGATCACCCTTAGCGCACACCCCTTTATTGCAGCCTTTTTAACTAAAGGCTTTCCATCTCCCCGCTCCAAGTGGTTTGTAGACCACAAAAGGTGGGTGAAAATTTTACCTCGCGATGCTTACACGTATTTAGAGTACCACTTTCACGATAATGACGGGAAAGTGATCCAATAACAAGAACGCCTTTCAAGCAATTGGAAGGCGTTTTTTTATACCCTATTCTGAAATTGCCAATTGGCATTTGAGCAACAATTCTTTGGCATTGGTTTAACTACAGCCATGTATTCTTCCGCTTAATTTTATGGTATTAACCATTTAAAATTAATCATGAAGAATTTAAAGGACCTATTCGAACACCAGCTGAAGGATCTCTACAGCGCAGAAACCCAATTATTAAAAGCTCTTCCTGAGATGGCTGAAAATGCTACCGATGCTAAGCTGAAGAAAACATTTGAAGCACACCTTGAAGAAACCAAGGAACACCAACAACGCCTGGAAGAAATTTGCAAAGAACTGGAAATTAAACCAACCGGTGAAACCTGCAAAGCCATGAAAGGTCTTATTGCTGAAGCTGAAGCATTTCTAAAAGAAGATGCTGAAAAAGAAGTGCGTGATGCCGGTCTAATCGCAGATGCTCAAAGAATAGAGCATTACGAGATCTCAGGATATGGAACCGTAGTTCGTTACGCCAAGGAACTAGGCTACAACAGCATCGCAAAAAAACTACAAAAAACGCTCGACGAAGAATATAAAGCAGACGAGAAACTGGATAAGCTAGCAGAAGGCCGACTGAATAAAAAAGCTAAATAGAACCTTGATTTAAGTATTTAAAACCTTCCTTTCAGGAAGGTTTTTTTATGTTTGAACTTCTAATTTTTCAGCAATTAGAATTCAAAATTCTATATTTGGAACATGAGGAAATTCCCACTTCTTGTAAGTAGTATTACCCTAATTCTGGGATTCACATTTTACGGCGAACTAATCACATTCAGCCTATATGACACCTATTATTTGATTCCTGCGGAAGTTGTTCTATTTTCCATCTGGTTTTTGATCACTGTTATTTACTGGGCGTTCCAGTTGAAAAGATACTTATCCCGAAATGAAGCATAAATTCAAATCTTATAGTGTAGAGGAAGCTTTACAGAAGCTGATGCATTTCTGCGCTTACAGAGATCGTTCTCAGAAGGAAGTAGAAGACAAATTGAATGAAATGCATATGATTGATGCAGCAAAGGAAAAGATCATCATAGAACTCATGCAAGAAGGTTTTCTGAATGAAGAACGTTTTGCCAGAAGCTTTGTAAGAGGGAAATTCAGAATAAAAAAATGGGGACGTATTAAGATCACCCAAGAATTGAAGAAAAGAGGAATATCGTCACCTATTATCAAAATGGGACTTACCGAGATCAAAGAATCTGATTATCGTTCTACTCTGTTCGAACTTGCTGAAAAGAAACTTCAGAAGATCAACGAACCAAATGAATACAAAAGAAAAGGTAAGCTGGCAGATCATCTAATGCGCAAAGGCTATGAATCTTCACTTGTTTTTGACTCTATCCAGGAAATACTTTAGTCGATCTTATTCTTGCTATGCGTATTTTTAATAGCCTGCTGATTCTTGTAATCTATCCATTTTTGTCCGCGTAATTTTCGCATATAATTATCAAAATGCCTCATAAAAACAAGGTTGTATATAGCCTTGGAAAAGTTGGTAAGCGTTCTTGGAGTTGCCCGTAAACTCATGGAAAAACCGGCAGTAAGATAAGTCATATGATGCCAGTAACCTTCAGGCATATACAAAGTCTCACCGTGTTTAAGTTCTGTAACGAAGCCTGTGGCTTCTTTAAGCGCAGGAAATTTGCCATAATCTGGATTCGTAAAATCTATATCCTCTCGGCTTATCAAGGCATGAGGTACCTTGTATAGATATTTACTTTCAGAAGGTGGAAATAAGATACAACGCTTTTTTCCGTGGAAATGAAAATGGAGAATGTTCGCATAGTCTATGTCATAATGCATAAACACCTTACTGTTTTCTCCACCAAAAAAAAGCATAGGTAACTGCTTTAAAAAACGCAGACCCATATCTGGAAATTTAAAATCTTTTTGCAGTGCAGGAACTTCCTTCATTAGATGATATAGAAATATACGGTAATTCGTAGGTTCAAACTTTAGAAGATCCACATAATCCCGCATTTTCATCTTTGTATGCGGCTCATTGAATTTAAATTCTGAACTAATTGGGCGATCATCATACAAAGGCACTTCCTTTTCGCCGGCAATATCTCTTATATATTGAAGATTCCATTTTTCGTAAGCAGGCCAATCCTCGATCAAACGTTCGATCACTACTGGTTTTTGCGGTCGAACATAATCTTT from Christiangramia sp. OXR-203 harbors:
- a CDS encoding single-stranded DNA-binding protein gives rise to the protein MTGTLNKVMLIGHTGDDVKMHYFEGGGSLGRFPIATNESYTNKTTGERVTNTEWHNVVVRNKAAEICEKYLKKGDKVYIEGRIKTRKWQDDSGSERYSTEIHCTEFTFLTPKNESSAEPSTGNQQMGQNRPAQQQPATQSPGSRNEPYNQTEEEDDLPF
- the mutY gene encoding A/G-specific adenine glycosylase, whose amino-acid sequence is MVFSKRLKQWYLQNKRDLPWRSTQDPYKIWLSEIIMQQTRVEQGLPYYLRFIEAYPDVHALANAPEQDVLKLWQGLGYYSRARNLHTTAIKVSEELEGIFPDNYKELKTLKGIGDYTASAIASFCFNEPVAVVDGNVYRVLSRIFGVETPINSTPGIKEFKAFAQELIDHKDPATFNQAIMEFGAIQCKPQNPLCETCPFNDVCLALKNDQIKELPVKIKKTKIRHRYFNYVVPHYRDEQTILEERTGKGIWSGLYQFPLIETNKPVGEAELIDTENFQELVGDQNFELHIYNEKEVVHKLSHQHLHTTFWTVNIDAESLESINFNELQNYPVPVLIENFLNEFLPEDYK
- a CDS encoding HU family DNA-binding protein, with product MTKADIVANISEKLGMEKADVQATIESFMDEVKTSLESGDNVYLRGFGSFVVKTRAEKTGRNISKNTTIKIPAHNIPAFKPAKIFVEGVKSNVEVK
- a CDS encoding Rne/Rng family ribonuclease, producing the protein MDKELIIRSEPSAVDFALLKDGKLIELNKEEDSTKFNVGDIYIAKIRKAVPGLNAAFVNVGYEKDGFLHYHDLGPQISSLVKFIKRVSTGKLKDYSLKNFSIEKDIDKNGSIADVLKSNQSLLVQIVKEPISTKGPRISSELSLPGRYIVLVPFSNRVSVSQKIESKEEKERLKRLVKSIKPKGFGVIVRTVAEGKKVAELDRDLQNLVGRWTGMCKKLYKPHHPSKVLGELNRASSLLRDIFNDSFTSICVDDETLYTQIKDYVSEIAPEKESIVKLHQSNQPIFEKHGIERQIKTSFGRTVSMSKGAYLVIEHTEAMHVVDVNSGNRSNKSKNQEDTALEVNMISATEIARQLRLRDMGGIIVVDFIDMNKAENRKKLYDHLRNEMSDDRAKHKILPPSKFGLIQITRQRVRPEMNIKTREDNPNGNGEIEAPISLVNKIKVDLEKLIKKDHKKITLSAHPFIAAFLTKGFPSPRSKWFVDHKRWVKILPRDAYTYLEYHFHDNDGKVIQ
- a CDS encoding ferritin-like domain-containing protein, which translates into the protein MKNLKDLFEHQLKDLYSAETQLLKALPEMAENATDAKLKKTFEAHLEETKEHQQRLEEICKELEIKPTGETCKAMKGLIAEAEAFLKEDAEKEVRDAGLIADAQRIEHYEISGYGTVVRYAKELGYNSIAKKLQKTLDEEYKADEKLDKLAEGRLNKKAK
- a CDS encoding regulatory protein RecX is translated as MKHKFKSYSVEEALQKLMHFCAYRDRSQKEVEDKLNEMHMIDAAKEKIIIELMQEGFLNEERFARSFVRGKFRIKKWGRIKITQELKKRGISSPIIKMGLTEIKESDYRSTLFELAEKKLQKINEPNEYKRKGKLADHLMRKGYESSLVFDSIQEIL
- a CDS encoding cupin-like domain-containing protein, whose protein sequence is MRLENIPKVKTISKADFVKDYVRPQKPVVIERLIEDWPAYEKWNLQYIRDIAGEKEVPLYDDRPISSEFKFNEPHTKMKMRDYVDLLKFEPTNYRIFLYHLMKEVPALQKDFKFPDMGLRFLKQLPMLFFGGENSKVFMHYDIDYANILHFHFHGKKRCILFPPSESKYLYKVPHALISREDIDFTNPDYGKFPALKEATGFVTELKHGETLYMPEGYWHHMTYLTAGFSMSLRATPRTLTNFSKAIYNLVFMRHFDNYMRKLRGQKWIDYKNQQAIKNTHSKNKID